In Leptospira kirschneri serovar Cynopteri str. 3522 CT, one DNA window encodes the following:
- a CDS encoding chemotaxis protein CheX translates to MSVSIDPLLDEKFILTISQIFPEYLDKTLNVTAIREAFGPSKNEGLCYENCTMVEFKGEIEGKLFFAMDGYTKLKLLPMVAKSFHIDPTVRADAPSILMEFANQICGLLITEIKLGRFKTDLLPPEMLNHKLIPVDLETYRQYILIYFLKDLKAKQYLGRVYLILLMKKF, encoded by the coding sequence TTGTCTGTGAGTATAGATCCGCTACTCGACGAAAAATTCATTCTTACGATTTCTCAGATCTTTCCAGAATATCTGGATAAAACTTTGAACGTAACCGCGATAAGAGAAGCGTTCGGCCCTTCTAAAAATGAAGGGCTCTGTTACGAAAATTGTACAATGGTGGAATTTAAAGGAGAAATAGAAGGAAAACTGTTTTTCGCTATGGACGGTTATACGAAATTAAAGCTTCTTCCTATGGTGGCTAAATCTTTTCACATAGATCCTACCGTAAGAGCAGACGCACCTTCGATTTTAATGGAATTTGCCAATCAGATCTGTGGTTTACTGATTACGGAAATAAAACTAGGAAGATTTAAAACTGATCTTTTACCGCCGGAAATGCTCAATCATAAATTGATACCTGTGGATTTAGAAACTTACAGACAATACATACTGATCTATTTTTTGAAAGACTTAAAAGCAAAACAATACTTGGGAAGAGTATATTTAATTTTACTCATGAAGAAATTTTAG